In a genomic window of Aeromicrobium panaciterrae:
- a CDS encoding biotin carboxylase N-terminal domain-containing protein yields the protein MTFSSVLVANRGEIARRVILACREAGLRSIAVYSDADADAPYVQLADDAVHLGPTAANESYLNIDRLLAAAKESGAEAIHPGYGFLSERAEFARAVVGAGLVFIGPTAEVMDAMGRKDRARAIAEKAGVPVTPQFDPTNVPADAYPVLVKAAAGGGGKGMRIVEDAKDYAPALEAARREAASAFGDDTMLVEKYIESGRHVEVQVFGDNAGNVVHLFERDCSAQRRHQKVVEEAPAFGLSDDLRSTLHDSSVALCKEVGYTGAGTVEFLVAGGEAYFLEMNTRLQVEHCVTEEITGLDLVQWQFTVAAGQDLPLAQNEITSTGHAIEVRVYAEDPYTGFLPQAGHVLDAAWPDAARVETDLERNHDVSTAYDPMLGKVIVSGADRGNAIAEMVAALDNTGLFGITTNTGFLRRLVASDEFAAGEVHTGWLDSDASADLLERPTVPEEAAVAAAKLRARYMTLDGEAPFSVNDGWRSGGDPAPTLVELDDEDGGRWSYAFQIEDYADAGALAIIEGDHVLISWHGAVWTFETPDPMRGGHQRGASTEADVVSPMPGTVLRIDVAEGDVVALGDRLGVVEAMKMELALLAPYDGVVAHVGAAVGDQVPIKHLLFTVDPA from the coding sequence ATGACATTCAGTTCTGTTCTTGTCGCTAACCGCGGCGAGATTGCTCGCCGCGTGATTCTCGCCTGTCGCGAAGCGGGCCTTCGTAGCATCGCGGTCTACTCCGACGCCGATGCTGACGCGCCGTACGTGCAACTCGCCGACGATGCCGTGCACCTCGGGCCGACTGCGGCCAACGAGTCGTACCTCAACATCGACCGACTGCTCGCTGCTGCGAAGGAGTCGGGTGCCGAGGCGATCCACCCGGGTTACGGATTCCTGTCGGAGCGGGCCGAGTTCGCTCGCGCGGTCGTTGGTGCCGGGCTCGTGTTCATCGGCCCGACGGCCGAGGTCATGGACGCGATGGGCCGCAAGGACAGGGCACGGGCGATTGCCGAGAAGGCCGGCGTACCGGTCACTCCGCAGTTCGATCCGACCAACGTTCCTGCCGACGCGTACCCCGTACTGGTCAAGGCCGCGGCCGGCGGAGGCGGCAAGGGCATGCGCATCGTCGAGGACGCCAAGGACTACGCGCCGGCGCTTGAGGCCGCGCGGCGTGAAGCTGCCTCGGCCTTCGGCGACGACACGATGCTGGTGGAGAAGTACATCGAGTCAGGCCGTCACGTCGAGGTGCAGGTCTTCGGCGACAACGCGGGCAATGTCGTGCACCTCTTCGAACGCGACTGTTCGGCCCAGCGTCGCCATCAGAAGGTTGTCGAGGAAGCGCCCGCCTTCGGTCTCAGTGACGATCTCCGCTCAACGCTCCACGATTCGTCCGTCGCGCTGTGCAAGGAGGTCGGCTACACCGGCGCCGGCACAGTCGAGTTCCTCGTCGCTGGCGGTGAGGCCTACTTCCTCGAGATGAACACCCGGCTACAGGTCGAGCACTGTGTCACCGAAGAGATCACAGGGCTCGACCTGGTGCAGTGGCAGTTCACGGTCGCCGCGGGTCAGGACCTGCCGCTTGCCCAAAACGAGATCACGTCGACGGGTCACGCCATCGAGGTGCGTGTGTACGCCGAGGACCCCTACACGGGCTTTCTTCCGCAGGCCGGTCACGTGCTCGACGCCGCTTGGCCGGATGCCGCACGAGTCGAGACGGACCTCGAGCGCAACCACGACGTGTCGACCGCGTACGACCCGATGCTCGGCAAGGTGATCGTGTCGGGTGCGGATCGAGGCAATGCGATTGCTGAGATGGTCGCGGCGCTGGACAACACGGGTCTGTTTGGCATCACGACCAACACCGGTTTCCTGCGCCGGCTCGTCGCGAGCGACGAGTTCGCGGCGGGCGAAGTGCACACCGGCTGGCTCGACAGCGACGCTTCGGCGGACCTGCTCGAACGCCCGACGGTGCCCGAGGAGGCGGCGGTCGCGGCCGCCAAGTTACGGGCGCGCTACATGACGCTAGACGGCGAAGCGCCGTTCTCGGTCAACGACGGCTGGCGCTCCGGCGGTGACCCAGCGCCAACCCTGGTTGAGCTGGACGATGAAGACGGCGGCCGCTGGTCATACGCCTTCCAGATCGAGGACTACGCCGACGCTGGCGCGCTCGCGATCATCGAGGGCGATCACGTCTTGATCTCGTGGCACGGTGCAGTCTGGACGTTCGAGACGCCAGACCCGATGCGCGGCGGTCACCAACGAGGTGCTTCGACGGAAGCCGATGTCGTCTCCCCCATGCCCGGGACTGTGCTGCGGATCGATGTCGCCGAAGGTGATGTGGTCGCACTCGGAGACCGCCTGGGTGTGGTTGAAGCCATGAAGATGGAGCTCGCCTTGCTGGCTCCGTACGACGGCGTCGTCGCGCATGTCGGTGCGGCGGTCGGCGATCAGGTGCCGATCAAGCACTTGCTGTTCACGGTGGATCCGGCGTGA
- a CDS encoding TetR/AcrR family transcriptional regulator: MTVRRPQQILDTAAKLFAERGFHGVSVHDIGNACGISGPALYKHFASKNDILTQSLTAISERLLAEGLARRDAANTPGEALEGLIGWHIDFALSNPALIVIQEREWANLESAGRKEVRSLQLAYIDVWVDTVRSLRGDLGPQEARACVQATFGLINSTPHSARISAPAMRARLARMARAALLS; encoded by the coding sequence GTGACCGTTCGACGCCCGCAGCAGATTCTCGACACCGCAGCCAAGCTATTCGCTGAGCGAGGCTTCCATGGTGTGTCCGTGCATGACATCGGAAATGCGTGTGGCATCTCTGGTCCCGCACTCTACAAGCACTTCGCCAGCAAAAACGACATCCTGACGCAGTCGCTCACGGCGATCAGTGAACGCCTGCTCGCGGAGGGACTGGCGCGCCGAGATGCAGCCAACACTCCGGGTGAGGCGCTCGAGGGCTTGATCGGCTGGCACATCGACTTCGCGCTGAGCAATCCCGCGCTGATCGTCATCCAGGAACGCGAGTGGGCCAACCTCGAGAGTGCCGGTCGCAAGGAAGTGCGCTCCTTGCAGCTCGCCTATATCGACGTGTGGGTCGACACCGTACGTTCGCTGCGCGGTGATCTCGGGCCCCAAGAGGCCCGGGCCTGCGTACAAGCGACGTTTGGCCTGATCAACTCCACCCCGCACAGTGCCCGGATCAGCGCACCGGCGATGCGGGCTCGACTGGCGCGTATGGCTCGGGCGGCTCTGCTCTCATAG
- a CDS encoding EcsC family protein, with amino-acid sequence MGVRGKLAATAATKLAPQVASGYVRTVLDQAIDGIGPLRSAAATADTKLVDHNGDVELAVRGLIRLHSGLAGVQGFVTNLGGFAAMAIAMPANVVGVTLVQCHLVAGIAHLRGYDLEDPRVRNAILACMLGEDSVRDLLKHKRLPSSPMALATSPVHDPELDNTLSREVTAELVARTAGRRVVTLIGRRVPFLGGAVGGSSDAYATWQIGAYAADELKERRI; translated from the coding sequence ATGGGAGTCCGAGGCAAGCTCGCCGCAACTGCGGCCACCAAGCTGGCTCCCCAGGTCGCGTCTGGCTATGTGCGGACGGTGCTCGACCAAGCGATCGACGGCATCGGACCACTCCGTTCTGCAGCGGCAACTGCGGACACCAAGCTCGTCGACCACAACGGTGATGTCGAGTTGGCCGTACGTGGCCTCATCCGTCTTCACTCCGGTCTGGCCGGTGTCCAGGGGTTCGTGACCAACCTCGGCGGATTCGCCGCGATGGCCATCGCGATGCCAGCCAACGTCGTGGGCGTGACGCTCGTGCAGTGCCATCTCGTCGCCGGGATCGCGCACCTGCGCGGCTACGACCTCGAGGATCCGCGCGTACGAAACGCGATCCTCGCCTGCATGCTCGGCGAGGACTCCGTACGCGACCTGCTCAAGCACAAGCGACTTCCATCGTCGCCGATGGCACTGGCAACGTCTCCCGTGCACGACCCCGAACTCGACAACACGCTCTCGCGCGAGGTGACGGCCGAGCTGGTCGCTCGTACGGCCGGCCGCCGCGTGGTGACCTTGATCGGTCGCCGGGTGCCATTCCTCGGCGGTGCCGTCGGCGGATCCAGTGACGCGTACGCAACGTGGCAGATCGGTGCCTACGCCGCCGACGAGCTCAAGGAACGCCGCATCTAG
- a CDS encoding phosphotransferase: MGRPFSEHVASDEWRRTAEDWIGDHLATSGRSVTGEITQPRVRPWSTQLVVPTDAGTLWFKANCASMAFEPLLHAELARIVPDAVDVPFAIDADRGWIVTEDRGTTLGDSHEPTADDWRMLLAETARIQRVVADHRQDLIATGLPDCSPITVPERFDRIVDTFAGLPDDHPSHVSPDLERELRAKRDAIADAAQLLVEGPLPATWQHGDLHPWNVFAPADAGLRIFDFGDGQWSHAAEVLSVPYGWIEARTELVWGDLVDAYTDVWGLTVAELAGQWDATALTQPVNRALTWWACLADATAAEWKEWGDAPLYHLKRVLEP; this comes from the coding sequence ATGGGTCGTCCGTTCTCTGAGCACGTCGCCAGCGATGAGTGGCGCCGTACGGCCGAGGACTGGATCGGCGACCACCTCGCCACGAGCGGCCGTTCGGTCACCGGCGAGATCACCCAGCCCCGCGTGCGCCCGTGGTCGACACAGCTCGTCGTGCCGACGGATGCCGGGACCCTCTGGTTCAAGGCCAACTGTGCGTCGATGGCATTCGAGCCGCTGCTGCACGCGGAGCTGGCGCGTATCGTGCCGGACGCCGTGGACGTGCCGTTCGCGATCGACGCCGACCGTGGATGGATCGTGACCGAAGATCGCGGTACGACGCTCGGCGACAGCCACGAACCCACCGCGGACGACTGGCGAATGCTGCTCGCCGAGACGGCGCGCATCCAGCGCGTGGTGGCCGATCACCGTCAAGACCTGATTGCCACCGGACTGCCGGACTGCTCGCCAATCACAGTGCCGGAACGATTCGACCGGATCGTCGACACGTTCGCAGGCCTTCCTGACGACCATCCGTCACATGTTTCGCCGGACCTTGAGCGTGAGCTGCGAGCCAAGCGCGATGCCATCGCAGACGCGGCGCAGTTGCTGGTCGAGGGACCACTACCGGCCACGTGGCAGCACGGCGACCTTCACCCGTGGAACGTGTTCGCGCCCGCAGATGCGGGTTTGAGGATCTTCGACTTCGGTGACGGCCAGTGGTCGCATGCTGCTGAGGTGCTCAGCGTCCCGTACGGCTGGATCGAGGCGCGTACGGAACTCGTCTGGGGCGATCTCGTCGATGCCTACACGGACGTCTGGGGGCTCACGGTCGCCGAGCTCGCCGGTCAGTGGGACGCAACAGCCCTGACTCAGCCGGTCAATCGCGCGCTGACCTGGTGGGCCTGCCTCGCAGACGCCACCGCCGCTGAGTGGAAAGAGTGGGGAGACGCTCCGCTCTACCACCTGAAACGCGTCCTCGAGCCGTGA
- a CDS encoding carboxyl transferase domain-containing protein: MRELVDDLRARLAAVRLGGNEKSRQRHVDRGKLLPRDRIDHLLDPGSPFLEIGALAAYDMYGGEVPSAGVIAGIGRVSGRECVIVANDATVKGGTYYPMTVKKHLRAQTIAAENHLPCVYLVDSGGAFLPMQDEVFPDREHFGRIFFNQAQMSAKQIPQIAAVMGSCTAGGAYVPAMSDETVIVKDQGTIFLAGPPLVKAATGEVVTAEDLGGGDVHARTSGVVDHLADDDEHALQIVRSIVGTLERPTSLPPPHESVEPREDPETLYDVVPTDGRTPYDVREVIRRLVDDSRLHEFKPLYGETLVCGFARICGYPVAIVANNGILFSESSLKGAHFVELANQRGIPLVFLQNITGFMVGQEYENRGIAKDGAKLVTAVASSVVPKFTVVIGGSYGAGNYGMCGRAYDPRFLWMWPNAKISVMGGEQASAVLATVKRDGMEARGEEWSAEDEADFRAPIREQFDAQGSPYYSSARLWDDGIIDPVDTRRVLAMGLQVATAVPTPEPRFGVFRM; encoded by the coding sequence ATGCGTGAACTGGTTGACGATCTGCGTGCCCGCTTGGCCGCTGTCCGTCTCGGAGGCAACGAGAAGTCGCGTCAACGTCATGTTGACCGCGGAAAGCTGCTGCCCCGTGACCGGATTGATCATCTGCTTGACCCGGGCTCGCCCTTCCTCGAGATCGGCGCGCTGGCCGCGTACGACATGTACGGAGGCGAGGTGCCGAGCGCTGGCGTGATCGCTGGCATCGGCCGAGTGAGCGGCCGCGAATGCGTCATCGTCGCGAACGACGCGACCGTGAAGGGTGGCACCTACTACCCGATGACGGTCAAGAAGCACCTTCGTGCGCAGACCATTGCCGCGGAGAACCACCTGCCATGCGTCTACCTCGTCGACTCAGGTGGCGCGTTCCTGCCGATGCAGGACGAGGTCTTCCCCGATCGCGAACACTTCGGCCGCATCTTCTTCAACCAGGCCCAAATGTCGGCGAAGCAGATCCCGCAGATTGCCGCTGTCATGGGTTCGTGCACCGCCGGTGGCGCGTACGTACCGGCGATGAGCGACGAGACGGTCATCGTGAAGGACCAGGGCACGATCTTCTTGGCCGGTCCCCCATTGGTGAAGGCTGCAACCGGCGAGGTCGTCACCGCCGAGGACCTGGGCGGTGGTGACGTGCACGCCCGTACGTCCGGTGTCGTCGATCATCTGGCCGACGACGACGAGCATGCTCTGCAGATCGTCCGCTCGATCGTCGGAACGCTTGAGCGCCCCACAAGCCTGCCGCCGCCGCACGAGTCGGTCGAACCTCGCGAGGATCCCGAAACGCTGTACGACGTTGTCCCGACCGACGGCCGCACGCCGTACGACGTGCGGGAGGTCATCCGCCGGCTTGTCGACGATTCGCGTCTCCATGAGTTCAAGCCGCTGTACGGCGAGACTCTGGTCTGCGGCTTCGCCCGAATCTGTGGCTACCCCGTCGCGATCGTCGCCAACAACGGCATCCTGTTCAGCGAGTCATCGCTCAAGGGCGCGCACTTCGTCGAGCTCGCCAACCAGCGCGGCATTCCGCTGGTCTTCCTGCAGAACATCACCGGCTTCATGGTCGGGCAGGAGTACGAGAACCGTGGCATCGCCAAAGACGGCGCCAAGCTCGTTACGGCCGTCGCATCATCGGTCGTGCCGAAGTTCACGGTCGTGATCGGTGGCTCGTACGGCGCTGGCAACTACGGCATGTGCGGGCGTGCGTACGATCCGCGATTCCTCTGGATGTGGCCCAACGCCAAGATCTCGGTGATGGGCGGCGAGCAGGCCTCGGCCGTGCTGGCAACCGTGAAGCGCGATGGAATGGAAGCCCGCGGCGAGGAATGGTCGGCGGAGGACGAGGCCGACTTCCGCGCTCCGATCCGCGAACAGTTCGACGCGCAGGGCTCGCCCTACTACTCCAGTGCGCGGCTGTGGGACGACGGCATCATCGACCCCGTCGACACGCGTCGCGTCCTGGCTATGGGGCTGCAGGTCGCCACGGCCGTACCGACTCCCGAACCGCGCTTCGGCGTCTTCCGAATGTAG
- a CDS encoding rhodanese-like domain-containing protein has protein sequence MNEQSVPTTDINAIPESIPADLVVLDVREQHEWDAGHIDGAIHIPMSQIQSRVGELDPAIHTIVVCHVGGRSARVTGWLHAQGHDVVNLTGGMELWEAAGRPVVA, from the coding sequence ATGAACGAACAAAGCGTCCCGACCACGGACATCAATGCGATCCCCGAGTCGATTCCGGCCGATCTCGTCGTGCTCGATGTGCGCGAGCAGCATGAGTGGGATGCCGGACATATCGACGGCGCCATCCACATACCGATGAGCCAGATTCAGTCTCGAGTCGGCGAACTTGACCCGGCGATTCACACCATCGTCGTATGCCACGTCGGCGGTCGATCAGCGCGCGTGACGGGTTGGCTCCATGCCCAGGGACACGACGTCGTCAACCTCACCGGTGGCATGGAGCTGTGGGAAGCAGCCGGCCGACCGGTCGTCGCCTAG
- a CDS encoding hydroxymethylglutaryl-CoA lyase: MIVRDAELPKQVTIYEVGPRDGLQNESVIVPLEVKAEFIDRLVAAGLPIVEATSFVHPKWVPQLADAAELVARLQLDGPVPLPVLVPNERGLDRALEAGCTHIAIFGSATETFAQKNLNSTLDDQFAMFGPVVVRAREAGLDVRAYVSMCFGDPWEGDVPIDQVVTAGKRLLDLGASQLSLGDTIGVGTAAQVGALIDAFGESGVGVQSLAMHFHDTYGQALANAYAALCHGITTFDASAGGLGGCPYAESATGNLATEDLVWMLNGLGIEHGVDLEALVATSVWMGQQLGKEPASAVVRALG, from the coding sequence GTGATCGTCCGCGACGCGGAGCTTCCGAAGCAGGTCACGATCTATGAGGTCGGACCTCGTGACGGTCTGCAGAACGAGTCCGTCATCGTGCCGCTTGAGGTCAAGGCCGAATTCATCGACCGCCTCGTCGCGGCTGGACTGCCGATCGTCGAGGCGACCAGCTTCGTACATCCGAAATGGGTCCCACAGCTCGCCGATGCGGCTGAACTCGTCGCACGCCTTCAGCTCGATGGACCGGTGCCGCTGCCGGTGTTGGTGCCCAATGAACGCGGCCTCGATCGTGCCCTCGAGGCGGGCTGCACGCACATCGCAATCTTCGGCAGCGCGACGGAGACCTTCGCGCAGAAGAACCTGAACTCAACGCTCGATGATCAGTTCGCCATGTTCGGGCCCGTGGTCGTCCGCGCTCGGGAGGCCGGACTCGACGTGCGCGCATACGTCTCGATGTGTTTCGGCGATCCGTGGGAGGGCGACGTTCCGATCGACCAGGTCGTCACCGCGGGCAAGCGCCTGCTGGATCTCGGCGCATCGCAGCTCTCACTGGGCGACACGATCGGCGTTGGAACGGCAGCTCAGGTCGGAGCGTTGATCGACGCGTTCGGTGAGTCAGGCGTTGGGGTGCAGAGCCTCGCGATGCACTTTCACGACACGTACGGACAGGCGCTTGCGAACGCCTATGCCGCGCTTTGCCACGGCATCACGACCTTTGATGCTTCGGCTGGTGGTCTCGGCGGATGCCCGTACGCCGAGAGTGCCACCGGCAATCTCGCCACCGAGGATCTCGTCTGGATGCTCAACGGTCTCGGCATCGAGCACGGCGTCGACCTGGAAGCGCTTGTCGCGACCAGCGTGTGGATGGGTCAGCAGCTCGGCAAGGAGCCGGCCAGCGCCGTCGTACGCGCCCTAGGCTGA
- the aat gene encoding leucyl/phenylalanyl-tRNA--protein transferase, with the protein MAGGADLEPGTIVDAYRHGAFPMPHDGELLWWSPMQRGILVPSTLKVSRSLKRSVRQLSVTVDESFEEVIDACADPTRPGSWIDGAIREAYVNLHRLGWAHSVETRDADGALVGGLYGLSIGGLFAGESMFHKVTDASKVALVALTEIVGDSELIDVQWCTPHLESLGVVEWPRVTYLEALPALVAGQPLSEWAR; encoded by the coding sequence GTGGCGGGCGGGGCGGATCTCGAACCCGGCACGATCGTGGATGCGTACCGACATGGAGCGTTCCCCATGCCCCACGACGGCGAATTGCTGTGGTGGTCGCCGATGCAGCGCGGAATTCTGGTGCCGTCGACACTCAAGGTCTCCCGATCCCTGAAGAGGTCGGTGCGCCAGCTTTCGGTGACCGTCGATGAGTCCTTTGAGGAAGTCATCGATGCTTGTGCCGACCCGACTCGGCCCGGGAGCTGGATCGACGGCGCGATCCGCGAGGCGTACGTGAACCTCCACCGACTCGGCTGGGCGCATTCCGTCGAGACCCGCGATGCCGACGGTGCCCTGGTGGGTGGACTGTACGGACTCAGCATCGGGGGGCTCTTTGCCGGAGAGTCGATGTTCCACAAGGTCACCGATGCGTCGAAGGTTGCCCTCGTCGCGCTGACCGAGATCGTTGGCGACAGTGAACTGATCGACGTGCAGTGGTGCACCCCGCATCTGGAGTCGCTCGGCGTCGTGGAATGGCCCCGCGTGACCTATCTCGAGGCACTCCCGGCGCTCGTCGCTGGGCAACCTCTGTCAGAATGGGCGCGATAG
- a CDS encoding DUF2277 domain-containing protein, with translation MCRNIRTLHNFEPAATNDEVQAAALQYVRKVSGSTKPSKANEEAFNNAVAEIAHITGHLLEDLVTNAPPKDREIEAAKAKERAAKRYATAG, from the coding sequence ATGTGCCGAAACATTCGAACCCTTCACAACTTTGAGCCCGCCGCGACCAATGATGAGGTCCAGGCTGCCGCGCTCCAGTACGTCCGCAAGGTGAGTGGATCGACCAAGCCGTCGAAGGCCAACGAGGAAGCGTTCAACAACGCCGTTGCCGAGATCGCCCACATCACGGGGCACCTGCTCGAGGACTTGGTGACCAACGCTCCGCCGAAGGATCGCGAGATCGAGGCCGCGAAGGCCAAGGAACGCGCCGCGAAGCGTTACGCCACCGCGGGCTAA
- a CDS encoding ATP-binding protein: protein MKSHDIVRLPFELSTPSIARTRLAAFLTVHRASNAVIDDALIVISEMIANAVSHGMPKQDGTIEISWSISGTLLELSVHDGGMSEPLKPVDFDEDSLSGRGLSIINRVADRWWVDMSQGTRVNAELVMGLH, encoded by the coding sequence ATGAAGTCGCATGACATCGTTCGCCTCCCGTTTGAGCTTTCGACGCCGAGCATCGCTCGGACGAGGCTTGCAGCCTTTCTGACCGTGCACCGCGCATCCAACGCCGTCATCGATGACGCGCTCATCGTGATCAGCGAAATGATTGCCAACGCCGTCAGCCACGGCATGCCGAAGCAGGACGGCACCATCGAGATTTCGTGGAGCATCAGCGGCACTCTGCTTGAGCTCAGCGTCCATGACGGCGGCATGAGCGAGCCGCTCAAGCCCGTCGACTTTGACGAGGATTCGCTGAGTGGTCGCGGCCTGTCGATCATCAATCGGGTTGCCGATCGTTGGTGGGTCGACATGTCGCAGGGCACGCGTGTCAACGCCGAGCTCGTCATGGGCCTGCACTGA
- a CDS encoding HU family DNA-binding protein, whose translation MAISRNELVAALASKAGTSKTEADAVLSAFSEILVEAVSGNGDKVSIPGILSVERVERAARVGRNPSTGETIDIPAGHGVKLSVGSRLKAAAK comes from the coding sequence GTGGCCATTTCCCGCAACGAACTCGTTGCCGCCCTTGCGTCGAAGGCAGGCACCAGCAAGACCGAAGCCGACGCCGTACTTTCTGCGTTCAGCGAGATCCTCGTCGAGGCTGTTTCCGGCAACGGTGACAAGGTCTCGATTCCGGGCATCCTGTCCGTCGAGCGCGTCGAGCGCGCAGCCCGCGTGGGCCGCAACCCCTCGACCGGCGAGACGATCGACATCCCTGCAGGACACGGAGTCAAGCTGAGCGTCGGTTCGCGCCTCAAGGCGGCAGCCAAGTAG
- a CDS encoding MFS transporter, which translates to MTIIDSRYVADTTRRAGPREWIALAVLMLPVLLTSIDNTVLSFALPQVSSALHPTGEQMLWLVDIYPLMLAGLLVPMGSLGDRIGRRRLLLIGAIGFGIASVCAAYSPTAEALFASRALLGVFGATLMPSTLSLIRNIFENREDRRLAIAAWAAMFAGGAALGPVVGGWLLEHFWWGSVFFINVPIIAIFLIAAVVLLPESRDPRPGRIDVPSIGLSLATMLPIVFAIKQFAEHGISDLTVLSLAIGVTSAVVFVRRQQRIADPMIDLALFSDRVFSGAIVANLLSLMGYAGFIFFAAQFLQLGMGLSPMSAAMALLPGLLVTVLGGFAAVRLVRFVPARVVVAASFVMSASGYAIAAFLGTPSTWSIMVAFAVLGLGIGLAETLTNDLMLSSVPPNKAGAASAISETAYEVGAVLGTAVLGSVLTSTYRSHLTVPAVAQWGENDSSFESLGGTVQYAEYFPNVVGERLMASAQAAFDLGVQRTSAVAIVIALAAAWVAWRTLKDA; encoded by the coding sequence ATGACGATCATTGACTCGCGCTATGTCGCGGACACAACGCGCCGCGCAGGACCACGAGAGTGGATCGCGCTTGCGGTGCTGATGCTGCCTGTTCTCCTGACCTCGATCGACAACACCGTGCTGAGCTTCGCTCTGCCTCAGGTGAGTTCGGCGCTCCACCCGACGGGTGAGCAGATGCTGTGGCTCGTCGACATCTACCCGCTGATGCTCGCGGGACTCCTGGTTCCGATGGGCAGCCTCGGCGACCGCATCGGCCGCCGGCGACTGCTGCTGATCGGTGCGATCGGTTTCGGCATCGCGTCGGTATGCGCGGCATACAGCCCGACAGCTGAGGCGCTGTTCGCTTCGCGTGCGCTGCTCGGTGTATTCGGCGCGACGCTGATGCCGTCGACTCTGTCGCTGATCCGCAACATCTTCGAGAACCGTGAAGACCGTCGGCTCGCGATCGCTGCCTGGGCAGCGATGTTCGCCGGCGGCGCGGCGCTCGGTCCAGTTGTCGGCGGATGGTTGCTCGAGCACTTCTGGTGGGGCTCTGTGTTCTTCATCAACGTGCCGATCATTGCGATCTTCCTGATCGCCGCCGTCGTGCTGCTCCCCGAGTCGCGCGACCCACGTCCGGGGCGCATCGACGTGCCCAGCATCGGTCTGTCGCTCGCAACCATGCTGCCGATCGTGTTCGCCATCAAGCAGTTCGCCGAGCACGGCATCAGCGACCTCACGGTTCTGAGCCTCGCGATCGGTGTTACGAGCGCGGTTGTGTTCGTACGTCGCCAGCAACGCATCGCAGACCCGATGATCGACCTCGCGTTGTTCTCGGATCGCGTGTTCAGCGGCGCCATCGTCGCGAACCTGCTGAGCCTCATGGGCTACGCCGGATTCATCTTCTTCGCCGCGCAGTTCCTGCAGCTCGGCATGGGGCTGTCGCCGATGTCGGCCGCCATGGCGCTCTTGCCTGGCCTGCTCGTCACAGTGCTCGGTGGCTTCGCTGCTGTGCGCCTCGTGCGTTTCGTGCCGGCGCGGGTTGTTGTTGCTGCCAGCTTCGTGATGTCCGCTTCGGGCTACGCCATCGCGGCATTCCTCGGCACGCCGTCGACGTGGTCAATCATGGTCGCGTTCGCTGTGCTCGGACTCGGTATCGGTTTGGCGGAAACGTTGACGAACGATCTGATGCTCAGCAGCGTTCCGCCGAACAAGGCGGGAGCGGCTTCGGCCATCTCGGAGACTGCGTACGAGGTTGGCGCCGTGCTGGGTACGGCCGTACTCGGCAGCGTGCTCACCTCGACGTACCGCTCACACCTCACGGTGCCGGCGGTCGCGCAATGGGGCGAGAACGACTCGTCGTTCGAGTCGCTCGGCGGCACGGTGCAGTACGCGGAGTACTTCCCGAACGTCGTTGGCGAGCGACTGATGGCGTCCGCGCAGGCGGCGTTCGACCTTGGTGTTCAGCGCACGTCGGCGGTGGCGATCGTGATCGCCCTCGCCGCAGCCTGGGTCGCCTGGCGCACGCTCAAAGACGCCTGA
- a CDS encoding TetR/AcrR family transcriptional regulator: MAAAERSTRDRVLDSFETLLVTAGSRAATLDAVAADAKVSKGGLLYHFPSKDELVVGMLARLREQGAADAAKMRTAKKGPVDYYLSTSAHTGSDFDRALVAAARIAQEHDQRASEALADLRDGWFTVLREHLGDEALARTIQLIGDGLYFDDTMGLQAKGALTHVRNVLRRLDVL, from the coding sequence ATGGCAGCCGCTGAGCGATCGACCCGGGACCGGGTCCTCGACTCCTTCGAGACCCTTCTGGTGACCGCCGGAAGCCGAGCCGCGACCCTCGATGCCGTTGCCGCCGACGCCAAGGTGTCCAAGGGCGGGCTGCTCTATCACTTCCCGAGCAAGGACGAGTTGGTCGTCGGCATGCTCGCTCGACTGCGCGAGCAAGGTGCCGCAGACGCCGCGAAGATGCGTACGGCCAAGAAGGGTCCCGTCGACTACTACTTGAGCACCTCAGCGCACACCGGCAGCGACTTCGACCGCGCTCTTGTCGCCGCGGCACGCATCGCCCAGGAGCACGACCAGCGCGCGTCGGAAGCCTTGGCCGACCTTCGCGATGGCTGGTTCACGGTGCTGCGTGAGCACCTCGGCGACGAGGCACTCGCTCGCACGATCCAGCTGATCGGCGACGGCCTCTACTTCGACGACACGATGGGGCTGCAGGCGAAGGGCGCTCTCACTCACGTACGCAACGTGCTCCGACGTCTCGACGTGCTCTAG